The Garra rufa chromosome 18, GarRuf1.0, whole genome shotgun sequence genome window below encodes:
- the LOC141290430 gene encoding troponin C, skeletal muscle, whose protein sequence is MPTDAQQDARSFLSEEMIAEFKAAFDMFDTDGGGDISTKELGTVMRMLGQNPTREELDAIIEEVDEDGSGTIDFEEFLVMMVQQLKEDQAGKSEEELSECFRVFDKNQDGFIDREEFGDIMRATGEPLSEEEVNELMADADTNKDGKLDFDEFLKMMENVQ, encoded by the exons ATG CCCACTGATGCCCAGCAAGATGCCCGCTCTTTCCTGAGTGAAGAAATGATTGCTG AGTTCAAGGCTGCCTTCGACATGTTCGACACTGATGGTGGCGGTGATATCAGCACCAAGGAGTTGGGTACCGTCATGAGGATGCTGGGTCAGAATCCAACCAGAGAGGAGCTGGATGCCATCATTGAAGAAGTAGATGAAGATG GCAGTGGCACTATTGACTTTGAGGAGTTCTTGGTCATGATGGTGCAGCAGCTAAAAGAAGACCAAGCTGGCAAGAGTGAGGAGGAACTCTCTGAATGCTTCCGTGTCTTTGACAA AAACCAAGATGGTTTCATTGACCGTGAGGAGTTTGGGGATATCATGCGTGCAACTGGTGAGCCATTATCAGAAGAGGAGGTAAATGAACTCATGGCAGATGCCGACACAAACAAAGATGGGAAGCTTGATTTTGATG AGTTTCTCAAAATGATGGAGAACGTCCAGTAA
- the LOC141290431 gene encoding troponin C, skeletal muscle-like → MTDAQQEARSYLSEEMLAEFKAAFDMFDTDGGGDISTKELGTVMRMLGQNPTREELEEIIEEVDEDGSGSIDFEEFLVMMVRLLKEDQAGKSEEELAECFRVLDKNGDGYIDRDEFAEIIRSTGESISEEEIDELLKDGDKNNDGMLDFDEFLKMMENVQ, encoded by the exons ATG ACTGACGCGCAACAAGAGGCCCGCTCATACCTGAGCGAGGAGATGCTTGCCG AGTTCAAGGCTGCCTTCGACATGTTCGACACCGACGGTGGCGGTGATATCAGCACCAAGGAGTTGGGTACCGTCATGAGGATGCTAGGTCAGAATCCAACCAGAGAGGAGTTGGAAGAAATCATCGAGGAGGTCGATGAAGACG GCAGCGGATCCATCGACTTTGAGGAGTTCTTGGTCATGATGGTGAGACTCCTTAAGGAGGACCAGGCTGGCAAGTCCGAGGAAGAGTTGGCCGAATGCTTCCGCGTGCTTGACAA GAACGGTGATGGCTACATCGACAGAGATGAGTTTGCTGAGATCATCCGCAGCACTGGTGAATCCATCTCAGAGGAGGAAATCGATGAGCTGCTTAAAGATGGTGACAAAAACAACGATGGCATGCTGGACTTTGATG aattcctcAAGATGATGGAGAACGTGCAGTAA